From Cricetulus griseus strain 17A/GY chromosome 1 unlocalized genomic scaffold, alternate assembly CriGri-PICRH-1.0 chr1_0, whole genome shotgun sequence, a single genomic window includes:
- the Asb17 gene encoding ankyrin repeat and SOCS box protein 17 — MNNSFKLCRKTSFPRGNIFCNLIDKIVKRPSLQFLGQWGYHCYEPRIYRTLAKILRYVDLDGFDILLTDYIAFVEKSGHRFELNFNLEFTEICVNTILYWVFARKGNPDFVELLLKKTKDYVQDRSCNLALIWRTFTPVYCPSPLSGITPLLYVAQTRQSNILKILLQYGILEREKNPINIVLTILLYPSRVRIMVDHELIDIQEDAKTCLTLCSRVLSAISVREIETQLSLGRRPIIQNWLDYIPPTRYKDPCELVHLCRITIRTQLLANNMLPNGIFSLLIPARLQNFLNLES, encoded by the exons ATGAATAACTCTTTTAAATTATGCCGTAAGACTTCTTTTCCAAGAGGCAATATATTCTGCAACCTCATTGACAAGATAGTTAAGAGGCCTTCTCTGCAGTTTCTGGGTCAGTGGGGTTACCACTGCTATGAACCCAGGATTTATAGAACGCTGGCAAAAATTCTGAGGTATGTTGACTTGGATGGCTTTGACATACTCCTCACTGACTATATTGCATTTGTGGAAAAGTCAGGACACCGTTTTGAACTCAATTTCAACCTCGAGTTTACTGAAATATGCGTGAATACCATTCTGTACTGGGTTTTCGCTAGAAAAGGTAACCCTGACTTTGTGGAGCTGCTTCTCAAGAAGACGAAGGACTATGTCCAAGATAGAAGCTGCAACCTGGCGCTCATATGGAG AACCTTCACACCTGTGTACTGCCCTAGTCCACTGAGTGGCATCACACCTCTACTCTATGTGGCTCAGACAAGACAGTCAAATATCTTAAAAATTCTCCTGCAGTATGGAAtcctagaaagagaaaaaaaccctATCAACATTGTTTTAACAATACTACTGTACCCTTCAAGAGTGAGAATAATGGTTGATCATGAGCTGATTGACATTCAAGAAGATGCCAAGACATGTTTAACGCTTTGCTCCAGAGTGCTTTCTGCAATCTCAGTCCGGGAGATAGAG acACAGCTGAGCTTGGGAAGACGTCCAATCATTCAAAATTGGTTGGACTACATCCCTCCAACGAGATACAAAGATCCATGTGAACTCGTCCACCTTTGCAGAATAACCATTAGGACTCAACTGTTGGCCAACAATATGCTCCCAAATGGAATATTTTCACTTCTAATTCCTGCACGTCTACAAAACTTCCTGAATTTGGAAAGCTAA